In Nitrospira sp., one DNA window encodes the following:
- a CDS encoding type II toxin-antitoxin system VapC family toxin, with the protein MILPDVNVLVYAHRQDSTRHSDYRDWLNQILRSDAAFGISDLVLSGFLRVVTHPRIFGDPTPLAIAMEFVASVRDHPNAVTLAPGERHWDIFQRLCREVNAKGNLVADAYLAALAIETGAEWITTDRDYARFSALRWRHPLN; encoded by the coding sequence TTGATCCTGCCCGATGTCAATGTGCTGGTCTATGCGCACCGGCAAGACTCAACCCGCCATTCGGATTACCGCGATTGGTTGAACCAGATCCTCAGATCGGATGCGGCTTTCGGAATTTCCGATCTGGTGCTGAGCGGGTTCCTGCGAGTTGTGACCCATCCGCGAATCTTCGGCGATCCGACTCCGCTTGCCATTGCGATGGAGTTTGTCGCGTCAGTACGTGACCATCCCAACGCGGTGACATTGGCGCCAGGCGAACGGCATTGGGACATCTTCCAACGCTTATGCCGTGAGGTGAACGCGAAGGGCAACCTCGTCGCTGATGCGTACTTGGCTGCTCTTGCCATTGAGACCGGCGCGGAGTGGATTACGACAGACCGCGACTACGCGCGGTTTTCAGCCCTGCGATGGAGACATCCGCTCAACTAA
- a CDS encoding ribbon-helix-helix domain-containing protein, translated as MRTTINLPDDLMIQIKKLATATHSTVTAFIEETLREGLARRRHHRRASHATLPTYGKQGPLPGVDLDDTASLLDVMESSR; from the coding sequence ATGCGGACGACGATCAATTTGCCCGATGACCTCATGATCCAGATCAAGAAGCTTGCGACTGCGACCCACTCGACAGTGACCGCTTTCATCGAGGAAACGCTACGCGAGGGACTGGCAAGGCGGCGCCACCACCGCCGCGCATCGCACGCGACGCTGCCTACGTATGGAAAGCAAGGACCGCTTCCCGGAGTGGATCTCGACGATACCGCCTCTCTGCTTGACGTGATGGAATCAAGCCGTTGA
- a CDS encoding tyrosinase family protein has product MCVLGILSDPTSARAQWGGWENLGGTIPEEPNCVSWSSDRIDCFARGTDSAMYHRWWDGSQWGGWESLGGVILEAPDCVSWGANRIDCFARGTDLAMYHRWWDGSQWGGWESLGGVILEAPECVSWGANRIDCFARGTDLAMHHRWWDGSQWGGWESLGGTILEAPDCVSWGANRIDCFAGGTDLAMYHRWWPCPSCGVATRRNIKTFTDTDLNALRHGIEVMQSRPETDPTSWIYQANIHGTFDAQTLEAWNSCQHGSWYFLAWHRMYLYYFERILRKASGNPELALPYWDYSDAGDPNARQIPLPYREPANSSSNHLFVTDRSSVMNAGGLLPSSAVQLSALSRINFSSPAGSSLSFGGQRSGPGHGLGPHSQFESTPHDAVHVNIGGWMGSFEFAARDPVFWLHHTNIDRLWEVWLAQGNGRSNPTPGQGDPWLTASFTFFDENGTQVTLTGADILNTVTQLNYRYNDPPEQHKIRGQEKASSQVGQPRLLTEKDTSHLMLKDEPVSVQLKLPEEKREVVKGGLVLHLEDVEIEDIPIGHYEVYVNLPEGEAPNYQSAYYVGNISFFGLSPKSETERAGKPTQGSYAFDLSDVEAKLKNAGRWTGDVKVTFVKTGPQAPPGRERREMIEKAGKPAKVKIGRIKVTRE; this is encoded by the coding sequence ATGTGCGTGCTAGGAATTTTGAGTGATCCAACGAGTGCGAGAGCCCAATGGGGTGGATGGGAGAATTTGGGAGGAACTATACCGGAAGAACCGAATTGTGTCAGTTGGAGCTCAGACCGCATTGATTGCTTCGCCCGGGGAACGGACAGCGCCATGTACCACCGCTGGTGGGACGGGAGCCAATGGGGCGGCTGGGAAAGCCTGGGCGGTGTCATTTTGGAGGCGCCGGACTGTGTTAGTTGGGGTGCGAATCGTATCGATTGTTTCGCGCGCGGGACCGATCTTGCCATGTACCATCGGTGGTGGGATGGGAGCCAATGGGGCGGCTGGGAAAGCCTGGGCGGTGTCATTCTGGAGGCGCCCGAGTGTGTCAGTTGGGGTGCGAATCGCATCGATTGCTTCGCGCGCGGGACCGATCTTGCCATGCACCATCGCTGGTGGGATGGGAGCCAGTGGGGCGGCTGGGAAAGTCTCGGAGGCACTATTCTGGAGGCACCTGACTGCGTTAGTTGGGGTGCGAATCGCATCGATTGTTTCGCCGGCGGGACCGATCTGGCCATGTACCATCGCTGGTGGCCATGTCCTTCCTGTGGGGTAGCGACCCGACGTAATATCAAGACTTTCACGGATACGGACCTCAACGCTCTGCGCCACGGCATTGAAGTGATGCAGAGCCGGCCGGAGACAGATCCAACCAGCTGGATCTATCAGGCCAACATTCATGGAACCTTCGACGCTCAGACGCTAGAGGCATGGAACTCCTGCCAGCATGGAAGCTGGTATTTCCTCGCGTGGCACCGCATGTATCTCTATTATTTCGAGCGTATCCTGCGGAAGGCCTCTGGTAATCCAGAATTGGCGCTTCCCTACTGGGACTACAGTGACGCAGGCGATCCCAATGCACGCCAAATTCCACTGCCCTATCGAGAGCCGGCAAACTCTTCGAGCAACCATCTGTTCGTGACGGACAGAAGTTCCGTGATGAATGCCGGAGGACTCCTCCCCTCATCAGCGGTGCAACTCTCTGCCTTGTCCCGTATCAACTTCAGCTCTCCGGCCGGTAGTAGTCTGAGTTTTGGCGGCCAGCGATCCGGTCCCGGTCATGGTCTGGGTCCCCATAGTCAATTCGAGAGTACCCCGCACGACGCTGTGCACGTCAACATCGGCGGCTGGATGGGCAGCTTCGAGTTTGCAGCCCGTGATCCGGTGTTCTGGCTCCATCACACCAACATTGATCGTCTATGGGAAGTCTGGCTCGCCCAAGGGAATGGGCGGAGCAATCCCACCCCAGGGCAGGGCGATCCATGGCTGACTGCCTCCTTTACCTTTTTCGATGAAAATGGAACTCAGGTGACATTGACAGGCGCCGACATACTCAATACGGTGACCCAATTGAATTACCGCTATAACGACCCTCCAGAACAACACAAGATTCGTGGGCAGGAGAAAGCATCCAGTCAGGTCGGCCAACCAAGGCTCCTTACCGAAAAGGACACGAGTCATCTCATGCTCAAGGATGAGCCTGTATCGGTCCAATTGAAACTTCCAGAGGAAAAACGGGAGGTGGTCAAGGGCGGACTCGTGCTCCACCTTGAAGACGTCGAGATCGAGGATATCCCTATCGGACATTATGAGGTGTACGTCAACTTGCCTGAAGGTGAAGCGCCTAATTATCAGAGCGCCTACTATGTGGGAAATATCTCCTTCTTTGGCCTGTCACCAAAGAGCGAGACGGAGCGGGCAGGGAAACCAACGCAAGGGTCCTATGCCTTTGACTTGTCCGACGTCGAAGCGAAACTGAAAAATGCCGGGAGATGGACTGGGGACGTGAAGGTGACGTTCGTGAAAACGGGTCCACAAGCACCTCCAGGAAGGGAGAGGAGGGAGATGATTGAGAAGGCCGGCAAACCGGCCAAAGTGAAAATTGGACGTATTAAAGTCACGAGGGAGTAA
- a CDS encoding cytochrome P450, translating into MTESPLVRMNQKPRLPSTWRSCLIPRSDTIRSWLTAPWVFRLFNAILRRWAPVLELGKLVIVSRHADVVDGLAHDTEFTIAEINAERTNRDNGPFVLSMDRSPQHDREKDLLNDVMYRTDLERIRAIVSTRAEECMERARRQGWLDVVGGLTRIVPLRVLGEYFGVPGPDDAVMLRWMRTLFNDLFLNPLDCPETARQAEESFEQLRPYLLGWIARRKDEIASGRQDVPDDVLTRMLRRQREPGMEWLDDDAVRRNISGLIIGALDTTSASAVRAIDELLRRPASWAAAREAALAGDEATVARYVFEALRFNPHNPFVTRYSQEGATVGRDSPRERRLPKGKIVVFGTFSGMFDPAVFHEPGEFRTDRNPTEYLHFSSGLHACQGRYINGVQIPLLAAAVLRLGKVSRACGWDGRIAWDGPFPDRLLLTVAN; encoded by the coding sequence ATGACAGAGAGTCCTCTTGTCCGCATGAATCAGAAGCCCCGGCTACCCTCCACCTGGCGCTCCTGCCTCATCCCCCGCAGTGACACCATTCGATCGTGGCTGACCGCGCCGTGGGTGTTTCGCCTGTTCAACGCGATCTTGAGACGATGGGCGCCGGTGCTGGAGCTGGGCAAACTGGTGATTGTCAGTCGGCACGCCGATGTGGTGGACGGGCTGGCGCATGACACAGAGTTCACGATTGCCGAGATCAACGCGGAGCGCACGAATCGCGACAACGGCCCCTTTGTCTTGAGCATGGACCGTTCCCCACAACATGACCGTGAAAAGGACCTCTTGAACGACGTCATGTATCGCACGGATCTCGAGCGCATCCGCGCCATTGTCTCGACCAGGGCCGAGGAATGCATGGAACGCGCGCGCCGACAGGGGTGGCTGGACGTGGTCGGCGGACTGACCCGCATCGTGCCGCTGCGCGTGCTCGGTGAGTATTTTGGCGTGCCCGGGCCGGATGATGCAGTGATGCTGCGCTGGATGCGGACCCTGTTCAACGATTTGTTCCTGAATCCCCTCGACTGTCCAGAGACCGCGCGCCAGGCTGAGGAATCGTTCGAACAACTCCGGCCCTATCTCCTCGGATGGATCGCTCGGCGCAAGGACGAGATCGCCTCCGGCCGTCAGGACGTGCCTGATGACGTGCTCACCCGCATGCTGCGTCGACAGCGCGAACCAGGCATGGAATGGCTGGACGACGACGCGGTGCGCCGGAATATCTCCGGCCTGATTATCGGGGCACTCGACACGACCAGCGCGTCCGCGGTTCGGGCCATCGACGAACTGTTGCGACGTCCCGCCTCATGGGCCGCTGCTCGTGAGGCAGCATTAGCCGGCGACGAGGCGACTGTGGCGCGGTATGTGTTCGAAGCCTTGCGATTCAATCCGCATAATCCGTTCGTGACCCGATACAGCCAGGAAGGAGCCACCGTCGGTCGCGACAGCCCGCGCGAGCGCCGACTACCGAAGGGCAAGATCGTCGTCTTCGGTACGTTCTCCGGGATGTTCGACCCAGCGGTGTTTCACGAACCCGGGGAATTTCGGACCGACAGGAATCCGACAGAGTATCTGCACTTTAGTTCAGGCCTCCATGCCTGCCAGGGTCGCTACATCAACGGCGTGCAGATCCCACTGCTGGCGGCTGCCGTGCTGCGACTTGGCAAGGTATCCCGAGCCTGCGGATGGGACGGACGCATCGCCTGGGATGGCCCATTTCCGGATCGGTTGCTTCTCACGGTGGCGAATTGA
- a CDS encoding FG-GAP-like repeat-containing protein, with translation MPQVIRISSQGRGDSPELVVLVKREAGLRAGGADVASVTGADTTALSSLLSSHDAVMHPMFGLSEDRTRAHVETLVESLQGDATPDTQPVLDLPMFYRIAAAEDKLDRLADQLLAHDLVEAAYVKPAGAPPTVAEAQRIQSLNDMQPDAADAPPATPDFVANQGYLAVAPGGIDATFAGTIPGGGGSGVKIIDCEWAWRFTHEDLLQNQGGVVAGTSMGNTDHGTAVLGVISGDRNSIGITGITPDATISASSFSDQSSAQAIKAAADKLGAGDIILLEIHRAGPRTPNPEQGQLGYIAIEWWPDDFAAIRYAVLKGIIVVEAAGNGFQDLDDPIYNTRPTGFPTSWTNPFNTNNPSSGAVIVGAGAPPTGTHGRDHGPDRSRLDFSNYGARVDVQGWGREVTTTGYGDLQGGSNQDLWYTNQFNGTSSASPVVVGALAATQGVLRARGHRRLNSPSARLLVRACGSPQQDAPGRPASQRIGMRPNLRELIPEAARYQSRSADYNGDRRAEILITSPWGMGILEQAGSSMNAPTMAPNGTRFGGWLLNTADNHFGPAGDYDGDGQAEILVASPWGIGVLKQSGATMAAPMMAPNGTRFGGWLLNTGDNSFGPAGDFDGDGKAELLIASPWGLGVLKLAGTTLNAPMMAPNGTRFGGWLLNTGDNSFGPVGDFDGDGQAEILATSPWGIGVMKLSGSTMTMAMMAPNGTRFGGWLLNTGDNSFGPVGDFDGDGRIEIVVTSPWGIGILKLSGGSFSVPMMAPNGTRFGGWLLNTADNSFGRAGDFDGDHHAEILVTSPWGVGILKLMGNNLTAPMMAANGTRFGGWLLNTGDNRLATCADYDADLRAEILVTSPWGVGILEQAGATMAAPTMAPNGTRFGGWLLNTIDNDFGHGV, from the coding sequence ATGCCACAAGTCATCCGCATCTCGTCCCAAGGAAGAGGCGACAGTCCCGAGTTGGTCGTACTCGTCAAGCGTGAGGCAGGTCTACGTGCGGGTGGAGCGGATGTCGCTTCGGTAACCGGGGCGGACACCACCGCGCTCTCATCCCTGCTTTCGTCCCATGACGCGGTAATGCATCCCATGTTCGGCCTCAGTGAGGATCGCACCCGTGCTCATGTCGAGACCCTGGTGGAATCTCTCCAAGGAGATGCCACGCCGGACACCCAACCTGTTCTCGATCTTCCGATGTTCTACCGAATTGCGGCAGCGGAGGACAAACTAGACCGCCTCGCTGACCAACTTCTGGCTCATGACTTGGTTGAAGCCGCATATGTAAAACCGGCCGGGGCGCCGCCGACTGTCGCGGAAGCGCAACGAATTCAAAGTTTGAATGACATGCAACCGGATGCGGCCGATGCACCGCCGGCCACGCCCGATTTTGTTGCCAACCAGGGTTATCTCGCGGTTGCGCCAGGTGGCATTGATGCGACATTCGCCGGGACCATCCCTGGTGGAGGCGGTTCAGGAGTCAAGATAATCGACTGTGAATGGGCATGGCGATTCACTCACGAGGATCTCTTGCAGAATCAGGGTGGCGTAGTGGCGGGCACCAGCATGGGGAATACCGACCACGGGACCGCCGTCCTCGGTGTCATCAGCGGCGATCGCAACTCAATCGGGATAACCGGTATTACCCCGGATGCAACAATCAGCGCATCCTCTTTCAGCGATCAATCAAGCGCGCAAGCGATTAAGGCCGCCGCCGACAAGCTGGGAGCAGGCGACATCATTTTGCTGGAAATCCACCGCGCCGGCCCCAGAACGCCGAACCCCGAGCAGGGGCAACTGGGATATATCGCCATCGAGTGGTGGCCGGACGATTTCGCGGCCATTCGTTATGCGGTGTTGAAGGGCATCATCGTCGTGGAGGCTGCGGGCAACGGTTTCCAGGATCTCGACGATCCGATCTACAACACCCGACCCACTGGCTTCCCGACGAGTTGGACAAACCCATTTAACACAAACAATCCATCGTCGGGTGCGGTTATCGTGGGAGCGGGAGCGCCGCCGACGGGAACACACGGCCGTGATCACGGACCGGACCGTTCTCGCCTCGACTTCTCGAATTACGGCGCTCGCGTGGATGTCCAGGGCTGGGGCCGGGAGGTTACGACGACCGGGTATGGTGATCTCCAGGGCGGCTCGAACCAGGATCTTTGGTACACAAACCAGTTTAACGGCACATCCAGTGCGTCACCGGTGGTAGTCGGGGCTCTTGCCGCCACACAAGGCGTACTTCGGGCACGAGGGCATCGGCGTCTGAACTCACCAAGTGCCAGGTTGCTGGTCCGTGCATGCGGTTCGCCGCAGCAGGATGCGCCCGGCCGGCCGGCGAGCCAGCGCATCGGCATGCGACCGAACTTACGTGAACTGATCCCCGAAGCGGCGCGATATCAGTCCCGCAGCGCGGATTACAATGGTGATCGTCGGGCCGAGATCCTGATCACCAGTCCATGGGGAATGGGAATCCTGGAACAGGCAGGCTCTTCGATGAACGCGCCGACCATGGCCCCTAATGGGACGCGCTTCGGTGGCTGGCTGCTCAACACAGCCGACAACCATTTCGGGCCTGCTGGAGACTATGATGGCGACGGACAGGCGGAAATCCTTGTGGCGAGTCCCTGGGGTATTGGTGTGCTGAAGCAGTCTGGTGCGACCATGGCTGCGCCGATGATGGCCCCCAACGGCACACGCTTCGGCGGTTGGTTGCTCAATACGGGAGATAACTCTTTTGGTCCAGCAGGGGATTTCGACGGAGACGGCAAGGCTGAACTCCTGATTGCGAGTCCCTGGGGCCTTGGAGTACTGAAGCTAGCCGGAACCACGCTCAACGCGCCGATGATGGCCCCCAACGGCACGCGCTTCGGCGGCTGGTTGCTCAATACGGGAGATAATTCTTTCGGCCCTGTCGGCGATTTTGACGGCGACGGCCAGGCCGAGATCCTCGCAACCAGTCCGTGGGGGATCGGAGTCATGAAGCTATCCGGAAGCACAATGACAATGGCAATGATGGCCCCCAACGGCACGCGCTTCGGCGGCTGGTTGCTCAATACGGGAGACAATTCTTTCGGCCCCGTCGGCGATTTTGACGGCGACGGGCGCATCGAGATCGTGGTCACCAGCCCTTGGGGTATCGGCATTTTGAAATTGTCAGGCGGCAGTTTCTCGGTTCCGATGATGGCTCCCAACGGTACGCGGTTCGGCGGATGGTTACTCAACACAGCAGACAACTCATTCGGCCGCGCCGGCGACTTCGATGGTGATCACCATGCTGAGATCCTGGTCACGAGTCCGTGGGGCGTTGGCATCCTCAAGTTGATGGGCAACAACCTGACGGCGCCCATGATGGCGGCAAATGGCACACGTTTCGGCGGATGGCTGCTGAACACTGGGGATAACCGGCTCGCAACCTGCGCTGATTACGACGCAGATCTTCGCGCCGAGATCCTCGTCACGAGTCCGTGGGGCGTCGGCATCCTCGAGCAGGCTGGAGCAACAATGGCCGCCCCCACCATGGCGCCCAATGGCACGCGTTTTGGTGGTTGGCTGTTGAACACGATTGATAACGACTTCGGCCACGGTGTCTAA
- a CDS encoding DUF1284 domain-containing protein has protein sequence MADLKIYAGSSTPIHLRGHTLLCLQGFRGQGYSPGFVANMAAIHQTLCHQPEVTVQVVASPDAVCAACPHQQGSSGCTLNGDPSESDMINQDRVVLGRLGLKAGDHLAWQEILGRISRSMSGDDLPSICGRCRWLPLGYCREGIDRLRSSIRERKTTA, from the coding sequence ATGGCCGATCTAAAAATATACGCCGGGTCCTCCACTCCAATCCATCTTCGAGGCCATACCCTCCTCTGTCTGCAAGGGTTTCGTGGGCAAGGCTACAGCCCGGGTTTTGTCGCCAATATGGCGGCGATTCATCAGACTCTGTGTCATCAGCCCGAAGTCACTGTCCAAGTCGTGGCATCTCCCGATGCAGTGTGTGCCGCCTGCCCGCATCAACAAGGGTCCTCCGGTTGTACGCTCAACGGCGACCCGTCGGAATCGGACATGATTAATCAGGATCGGGTCGTCCTTGGGAGGCTTGGTCTGAAAGCAGGGGATCATCTTGCTTGGCAAGAGATTCTCGGGCGGATCAGCAGGTCGATGAGCGGCGACGACCTGCCTTCCATCTGCGGCCGTTGCCGGTGGTTGCCGCTCGGCTATTGCCGTGAGGGGATCGATCGGCTGCGCAGTTCCATCCGAGAACGAAAAACCACAGCATAG
- a CDS encoding protein kinase, producing the protein MDRIGPYKIIAGPFAGGFGVVYKVFDTDSGDEFALKTLKDSFLPGSAVLQAFRREVALWIQIPTYPNIVRAIKAFEHGGRPYVLMEWVSGGTLAQALGTFRPKQPELAALVGATDAIEVLRQITDGMTHIHNLDLVHGDLKPSNILLWQRSPQISDFGFARIASSADNRIAGGTRGYMAPELADTSPNELTDIYAAGVMFRKVLTDFAAGEFGVERARKLADRMCSADPGDRPIAFSEIGAELSDILSTSPMPPAIPLHTGDRRSWSEKVIADALPDRQRFNSALTKYTAGLQEAAIEELRAIVAGNPKMVDARILLAEILIHRNETDSAISHLLAAKLCTNDSGRILNIAGLFAEAKQFAQANQMLNDFEKTQGVSPRTWQVRARIADRRGDISGAIDAYREAVRCSGGSDLRYALASLLREAGLIDQAVEEFTAIGRDDRDYGVKVPIMLARIYVDTDRYDDAVDELRACLQRDIGDERAYIYCELGYCYKEQGLYEAASKAYQSALKLDSDSHAAQEGIKFCLEALHRA; encoded by the coding sequence ATGGATCGTATCGGCCCATACAAGATCATCGCAGGCCCCTTCGCTGGCGGCTTCGGCGTAGTTTACAAGGTCTTTGACACCGATTCGGGCGACGAATTCGCACTCAAGACGCTCAAAGATTCATTCTTGCCAGGCTCGGCCGTGCTTCAAGCCTTTCGTCGCGAAGTTGCTCTGTGGATTCAGATTCCGACCTATCCCAATATTGTGCGCGCGATAAAAGCCTTCGAACACGGAGGCAGGCCATACGTATTGATGGAATGGGTGAGCGGTGGAACCCTCGCACAAGCTCTCGGAACGTTCAGGCCGAAACAGCCCGAACTAGCGGCCCTTGTAGGGGCAACCGACGCTATTGAAGTGCTGCGGCAGATTACAGATGGGATGACGCACATTCATAATCTCGATCTCGTTCACGGCGATCTCAAGCCTAGCAACATTTTGCTATGGCAAAGAAGTCCACAGATCTCCGATTTCGGTTTTGCGAGAATTGCCAGTAGCGCAGACAATCGTATTGCGGGAGGCACCCGCGGTTACATGGCTCCTGAGCTTGCAGACACGTCTCCGAACGAGTTGACCGATATATACGCGGCGGGAGTCATGTTTCGTAAAGTTCTCACCGATTTTGCCGCAGGTGAATTTGGGGTTGAACGCGCGCGAAAACTCGCCGATCGCATGTGTAGCGCCGACCCAGGGGATCGGCCAATAGCCTTCAGTGAAATTGGTGCGGAGCTGTCGGACATCCTTTCCACCAGCCCAATGCCACCAGCCATTCCGCTTCATACCGGCGATCGTCGGAGCTGGAGCGAAAAGGTGATTGCTGATGCACTTCCCGATCGCCAGCGTTTCAATAGCGCTTTGACAAAATATACGGCAGGCTTGCAGGAAGCGGCGATTGAAGAATTGCGCGCAATTGTCGCCGGCAATCCCAAGATGGTGGATGCCCGCATTCTTCTGGCAGAGATTCTCATTCATCGCAATGAAACCGACTCCGCCATTTCTCATTTGCTCGCGGCAAAACTCTGCACCAACGACTCCGGACGGATTCTCAATATCGCGGGACTTTTTGCTGAGGCAAAACAGTTTGCGCAAGCCAATCAGATGCTTAACGATTTTGAGAAGACGCAAGGTGTGTCGCCGCGGACATGGCAAGTACGGGCCCGTATTGCTGATCGCCGAGGCGATATTAGTGGTGCGATCGATGCCTATCGGGAAGCGGTGCGCTGCAGCGGTGGCAGCGATCTGCGCTACGCGCTAGCGAGCCTGTTAAGGGAGGCTGGCCTAATTGACCAAGCCGTAGAGGAATTTACCGCAATAGGTCGAGACGATCGAGATTATGGTGTGAAAGTGCCCATCATGCTGGCTCGCATCTACGTCGATACCGATCGCTATGATGATGCAGTTGATGAGCTCCGCGCTTGTCTGCAAAGAGACATCGGAGATGAGCGAGCCTACATCTACTGTGAGCTTGGCTACTGCTACAAGGAGCAAGGGCTATACGAAGCCGCGAGCAAGGCGTATCAATCGGCTCTTAAACTAGATTCCGACAGCCACGCCGCTCAAGAAGGAATAAAGTTCTGCCTTGAAGCCTTGCATCGGGCTTAA
- a CDS encoding IS5 family transposase: MHQQTCAEVAFEQYRKPTHREQFLDEMNRVVPWADLVAVIEPVYPKAEGPGRPPVGVERMLRLHCLQQWFNLSDPAVEEALYDSRAMLQFVGIDLGREPVPDETTICKFRHLVEAHQLGEPLFARIGAYLATQGLQVSRGTIVDATIISAPSSTKNRTKERDPEMHQTKKGNQWYFGMKAHIGVDSQTKLIHSVAATAANVHDSQVLPELLHGQETRVWGDSAYSGHREVIRQHAPQAQSFVQAKAHRHRPLSEAERAKNRTKSKVRAKVEHAFLVIKQIFGWAKVRYRGLAKNTHSLQISCGLANLYMARRRLLVGT, from the coding sequence ATGCACCAGCAGACATGTGCCGAGGTTGCGTTTGAACAGTATCGCAAACCCACCCACCGCGAGCAGTTCCTCGACGAAATGAACCGTGTCGTGCCGTGGGCGGACCTGGTGGCTGTGATCGAGCCGGTCTATCCCAAGGCCGAAGGCCCCGGGCGTCCGCCGGTGGGTGTCGAACGTATGCTGCGCCTCCACTGTCTGCAACAGTGGTTCAACCTCTCGGATCCGGCCGTGGAAGAGGCGCTGTACGACTCGCGTGCCATGCTGCAATTCGTGGGCATTGATCTGGGGCGTGAGCCCGTGCCCGATGAGACGACGATCTGCAAGTTTCGGCATCTCGTGGAGGCCCACCAGCTGGGAGAGCCGCTCTTTGCGCGGATCGGCGCGTATCTGGCGACGCAGGGCCTGCAGGTGAGTCGAGGCACCATTGTGGATGCCACCATCATCAGTGCGCCAAGTTCGACGAAGAATCGGACGAAGGAACGGGATCCGGAGATGCATCAGACAAAAAAAGGCAATCAGTGGTATTTCGGCATGAAGGCCCATATCGGGGTGGACAGCCAGACGAAACTGATTCATTCGGTGGCGGCCACGGCGGCAAATGTGCATGACAGCCAGGTGTTACCGGAATTGTTGCATGGCCAGGAGACGCGGGTGTGGGGCGACTCGGCCTATAGTGGACACCGCGAGGTGATCCGGCAGCACGCGCCCCAGGCCCAGAGTTTCGTCCAGGCGAAAGCGCATCGCCATCGGCCGCTGAGTGAGGCGGAGCGGGCCAAGAACCGGACGAAATCGAAAGTGCGGGCCAAAGTCGAGCATGCGTTCTTGGTGATCAAGCAGATCTTTGGGTGGGCCAAAGTCCGCTATCGCGGGCTGGCGAAGAATACCCACTCGCTTCAGATCAGCTGCGGGTTGGCAAATCTGTACATGGCGCGGCGGCGGCTCTTGGTGGGGACGTAG
- a CDS encoding HigA family addiction module antitoxin, producing the protein MAIPNKGVRKVRPIHPGEMLREDFLPDYGLTVSGFAKAIEVSRQTVNEVLRERRAVSPEMALRLSRLFGNTPEFWLNAQRAVDLWEAAKQAKHRINRISPLSAA; encoded by the coding sequence ATGGCTATTCCCAACAAGGGAGTTCGGAAGGTGCGCCCCATACATCCGGGGGAGATGCTACGAGAAGATTTCCTTCCGGATTACGGGTTGACTGTGTCGGGTTTTGCCAAAGCCATCGAGGTCTCTCGCCAGACGGTGAATGAGGTACTGCGGGAACGACGGGCTGTCAGCCCGGAAATGGCGCTGCGGCTCTCTCGATTGTTCGGCAATACCCCGGAGTTTTGGTTGAACGCCCAGCGAGCGGTTGATTTGTGGGAGGCGGCGAAGCAAGCAAAGCACAGAATCAATCGTATCTCGCCGCTGTCGGCTGCGTGA
- a CDS encoding type II toxin-antitoxin system RelE/ParE family toxin: MIRTFADRHTAELYETGRAKRFPAEIWSRALRRLQYLDSAACTDDLKIPPSNRLHKLDRDRAGQYSISVNMQWRVCFRFVDGDVYDVELTDYH, encoded by the coding sequence GTGATCAGGACGTTTGCGGATCGACACACGGCGGAACTGTATGAGACGGGCAGGGCGAAACGGTTTCCGGCTGAGATCTGGAGTAGAGCCTTACGGAGGCTGCAGTATCTCGATTCAGCTGCCTGTACGGATGATTTGAAGATTCCTCCGAGTAATCGGCTGCACAAACTGGACCGAGATCGGGCAGGCCAGTATTCTATTTCAGTGAATATGCAGTGGAGAGTTTGCTTCCGATTTGTTGATGGCGATGTCTATGATGTTGAATTGACCGACTACCATTGA